Proteins encoded by one window of Emticicia oligotrophica DSM 17448:
- a CDS encoding MBOAT family O-acyltransferase, which translates to MLFNSLQFIFFFIVVTLAYFSLPHRGRIWLLLLASCYFYAVFKPIYILILFVTIVVDYFAGIWIENASGPKRKWLLILSLVTNIGFLAYFKYYNFFIENINHVIFNLGSAQQLELMKIVLPIGLSFHTFQAMSYTIEVYRGNEKAEKDFVTYALYVMFYPQLVAGPIERPQNVLWQFHEKFNYDFENLKAGLMRMAWGMFKKVVIADRLAMVVDYCYDNPYEHNGFTLLIATIFFTFQIYCDFSGYSDIAIGAARVMGFKLMENFEAPYFAKSISEFWRRWHISLSTWFRDYLYIPLGGNRVGEVRRYFNNFLVFMLSGLWHGAAWTFIIWGALHGIYLVLAQIRKKYAPFDAESFIPKSIINVFNLTFTFVLVMITWVFFRAKGLTNAKIILSKIARISTYGELATPFSSNEMIFCWFLIAVLILKDKFMKQIRTENTPMFYLKFTVLAFLCYFLGVFTSNQFIYFQF; encoded by the coding sequence ATGTTATTCAATTCGCTGCAATTTATTTTTTTCTTTATTGTTGTTACACTAGCCTATTTTAGTTTACCGCATCGTGGTCGAATATGGCTTTTGTTATTAGCGAGTTGCTATTTTTATGCGGTTTTCAAACCAATTTATATCCTCATACTTTTTGTAACGATTGTTGTTGATTATTTTGCTGGAATTTGGATTGAAAATGCTTCTGGTCCCAAACGGAAATGGCTTTTAATTTTGAGTTTGGTTACTAATATTGGTTTTTTGGCCTATTTCAAATACTACAATTTTTTTATTGAAAATATCAATCATGTCATCTTTAATTTAGGTTCTGCTCAGCAATTAGAATTAATGAAAATCGTTCTACCGATTGGACTTTCCTTTCATACTTTCCAAGCCATGAGCTATACCATTGAGGTTTATCGAGGGAATGAAAAAGCAGAAAAAGACTTTGTTACTTATGCCTTATATGTAATGTTTTACCCACAATTGGTTGCTGGACCCATTGAACGACCTCAGAATGTACTTTGGCAGTTTCATGAAAAATTCAATTATGATTTTGAAAATCTGAAAGCTGGACTTATGAGAATGGCTTGGGGAATGTTTAAAAAAGTAGTTATCGCCGACCGTTTAGCGATGGTTGTTGATTATTGTTATGATAATCCGTATGAGCATAATGGTTTTACGCTATTAATTGCCACTATTTTCTTTACATTTCAAATATATTGCGATTTTTCAGGTTATTCAGATATTGCCATTGGAGCGGCAAGGGTGATGGGTTTTAAACTCATGGAAAACTTTGAAGCTCCTTATTTTGCTAAATCAATTAGTGAATTTTGGCGTCGTTGGCATATTTCACTTTCTACGTGGTTTCGTGATTACCTATATATTCCGCTTGGTGGCAATAGAGTAGGAGAGGTTCGGAGATATTTTAATAATTTTTTGGTATTTATGTTAAGTGGCTTGTGGCATGGTGCAGCTTGGACTTTTATTATTTGGGGAGCATTACATGGCATTTATTTGGTTTTAGCCCAAATTCGTAAGAAATATGCACCCTTTGATGCAGAAAGTTTCATTCCTAAATCAATTATTAATGTTTTTAATTTAACATTTACCTTTGTTTTGGTCATGATTACTTGGGTATTTTTTAGAGCGAAGGGTTTGACAAATGCAAAAATAATTCTCTCAAAAATTGCTAGAATTTCTACTTACGGTGAATTAGCCACACCTTTTTCGTCTAATGAAATGATTTTTTGTTGGTTTTTGATTGCAGTTTTGATTTTGAAAGATAAATTCATGAAGCAAATTCGTACGGAAAATACACCTATGTTTTATTTGAAATTTACTGTTTTGGCCTTTTTATGTTATTTTTTAGGTGTATTTACTTCAAATCAATTCATTTATTTTCAGTTTTAA
- the pseC gene encoding UDP-4-amino-4,6-dideoxy-N-acetyl-beta-L-altrosamine transaminase, producing MIPYGKQHITDEDIAAVIETLQSPFLTAGPKVAEFEAAFANYVGSKYAVAVANGTAALHISCMALGVNASSKVITTPITFSASANCVKYCGGEVYFADVDADTVLLDVEKVRALLEQHPKGTFSGIIPVDFAGYPVNLSAFRALADEYDLWILEDACHAPGGSFTDSKGLVHKCGDSSLADLAIFSFHPVKHIATGEGGMVTTNDENLYKKLKQFRSHGMVYQGDPALIENHGGWYMELQELGYNYRMPDLLCNLGISQLKRADEGLAKRQAIAKKYDEAFAGTKAKTIIPPTGINHAYHLYVIQVADRKGLYDYLRSKQIFAQVHYIPVHLMPYYKNLGTKEGDFPISEEYYKHCLSIPMYPSLTDEEQSFVISEILNFVK from the coding sequence ATGATTCCTTACGGAAAACAACATATAACTGACGAAGATATTGCCGCAGTAATTGAGACACTTCAATCTCCATTTCTTACAGCAGGACCAAAAGTTGCTGAATTTGAAGCTGCATTTGCTAATTATGTCGGTAGCAAATATGCCGTGGCGGTAGCCAATGGTACTGCAGCCTTACATATTTCATGCATGGCTTTGGGTGTAAATGCGTCATCAAAAGTTATCACAACGCCAATAACCTTTTCAGCATCAGCTAACTGTGTAAAATATTGCGGTGGAGAAGTTTATTTTGCTGATGTTGACGCTGATACAGTTTTGCTTGATGTAGAGAAAGTAAGAGCACTACTCGAACAACATCCTAAAGGTACTTTTTCAGGAATTATTCCCGTTGATTTTGCTGGATATCCAGTCAATTTGTCGGCTTTTAGGGCATTAGCCGATGAATATGACTTATGGATTTTAGAAGATGCTTGCCATGCTCCGGGTGGTAGCTTTACAGATTCAAAAGGTCTGGTTCATAAATGTGGCGATAGTTCATTAGCCGATTTAGCCATATTTTCTTTTCATCCTGTAAAACACATAGCTACTGGTGAAGGGGGAATGGTTACGACCAATGACGAAAATTTGTACAAGAAATTAAAGCAATTTCGTTCGCACGGAATGGTTTACCAAGGAGACCCAGCCCTCATTGAAAATCATGGCGGATGGTACATGGAATTACAAGAATTGGGATATAATTATAGAATGCCCGATTTACTTTGTAATTTAGGAATTTCGCAGTTAAAAAGAGCAGATGAAGGTCTTGCCAAAAGGCAAGCCATTGCAAAAAAATACGATGAAGCTTTTGCTGGGACTAAGGCAAAAACTATCATTCCACCAACGGGTATTAATCATGCTTACCACTTATATGTCATTCAAGTGGCTGACCGTAAGGGTTTATATGATTATCTTCGTTCGAAACAGATTTTTGCACAAGTGCATTATATTCCTGTGCATTTAATGCCCTATTATAAAAATTTGGGGACAAAAGAAGGAGATTTCCCGATTTCAGAAGAATATTATAAGCATTGTTTAAGCATTCCGATGTATCCATCGCTGACAGATGAAGAACAATCTTTTGTTATTTCTGAAATTTTAAACTTTGTAAAATAG
- the pseB gene encoding UDP-N-acetylglucosamine 4,6-dehydratase (inverting), translated as MLDLNGKAILITGGTGSFGKKLVETIFNRFPEVRRVVIYSRDELKQFEMQQTYPQNKYPNIRFFIGDVRDGERLKRACEGIDYIIHAAALKQVPAAEYNPMECIKTNVFGAENVINAALANNVQKVVALSTDKAAAPINLYGATKLCSDKLFVAANNMRGNRPITFSVVRYGNVIGSRGSVMPFFLEKAKSGVLPITDERMTRFNISLEDGVEMVLYALENAWGGEIYVPKIPSYKITDVAEAIGPNCEHPKVGIRPGEKLHEEMITETDSLNTIETKKYYVIMPFAPVWNTEEYLKHFNASFVPEGFKYNSGTNEEWLTVEEIRDQIKTHIDADFQPK; from the coding sequence ATGCTTGATTTAAACGGCAAAGCAATTCTGATTACAGGTGGAACGGGTTCGTTTGGAAAAAAATTGGTTGAAACCATTTTCAATCGCTTCCCTGAAGTTCGTCGTGTAGTAATTTATTCACGCGATGAATTGAAACAGTTTGAAATGCAACAAACTTACCCTCAAAATAAATATCCAAATATTCGTTTTTTCATTGGTGATGTTCGTGATGGCGAACGCCTCAAACGTGCATGTGAAGGTATTGATTATATCATTCATGCAGCCGCATTGAAACAAGTTCCTGCGGCAGAATATAACCCAATGGAATGTATCAAGACCAATGTTTTTGGTGCTGAAAATGTAATCAATGCGGCCTTAGCCAATAATGTTCAGAAAGTTGTAGCCTTATCAACTGATAAAGCGGCTGCTCCAATTAATTTATATGGTGCAACAAAACTTTGCTCTGATAAGCTTTTCGTTGCAGCCAATAACATGCGTGGAAATCGTCCAATTACTTTTTCGGTTGTTCGATATGGCAATGTTATAGGTTCAAGAGGTTCAGTTATGCCATTTTTCTTAGAAAAAGCTAAATCTGGCGTATTACCAATTACCGATGAACGTATGACTCGTTTCAATATTTCATTAGAAGATGGGGTAGAAATGGTTCTTTATGCTTTAGAAAATGCTTGGGGTGGGGAAATTTACGTACCGAAAATTCCATCTTATAAAATTACTGATGTTGCAGAAGCAATTGGACCAAACTGCGAGCATCCTAAGGTAGGTATTCGTCCAGGTGAAAAGCTTCACGAAGAAATGATTACAGAAACAGACTCTTTGAATACCATTGAAACAAAGAAGTATTACGTAATTATGCCGTTTGCACCCGTTTGGAACACGGAAGAATATTTGAAACACTTCAATGCTAGTTTCGTTCCAGAAGGTTTCAAGTACAATTCAGGAACCAATGAAGAATGGCTTACTGTTGAAGAAATTCGTGACCAAATAAAAACACACATTGACGCTGATTTTCAGCCAAAATAA
- a CDS encoding DUF1501 domain-containing protein, giving the protein MNRRDFLQQLGCGAMGSTTLLSTLTSLLAVNGAMAGSNSKKNNAANEDYKALVCVLLAGGVDSFNILIPSGTNSGGDNGFNEYKNVRSDIAIQTNTSLLPLNNPQCTGFRGLPCNYGSYGVHPTMTGVQSLFNSGKLAFMANIGTLVEPVMNKTEFNSGLKKIPLGIYSHSDQIMQWQTSVPQSRDALGFGGRLADLLHASNSIEDISMNISLAGKNNFQRGKNSAEYSIDSNVDSNNVGLTSFPTWWGNYGILNEIRSNSINNLVSSTYANLLQKTYGSIAKSSMDSFGIFKEALKHVPSINTTFGTNSLAQDLQAIAKVMSVRGALGAKRQIFFVTYGGWDMHDNLVGGLNSRLPVVSDALKAFYDTTVELGISQNVTTFTISDFARTITSNGLGSDHAWGGNSIVMGGAVNGGKIYGRFPKMDVSNNNTQNISFRGNFIPAVSTDELYAELALWYGVSPYDLCYVLPNLGNFYAYRTNNYPIGFMNFNGTTISNVDQPQGCLNY; this is encoded by the coding sequence ATGAATAGAAGAGACTTTCTACAACAATTGGGTTGCGGGGCAATGGGAAGCACAACTCTATTAAGTACACTTACAAGTTTACTGGCCGTCAATGGTGCTATGGCTGGAAGTAACTCAAAAAAAAACAATGCTGCCAATGAAGACTACAAAGCATTAGTTTGTGTTTTATTAGCAGGTGGAGTTGATTCGTTTAATATTTTAATTCCATCTGGAACCAATTCAGGGGGAGACAATGGATTTAACGAGTATAAAAATGTACGCTCCGACATAGCAATTCAAACCAATACTTCGCTACTTCCATTAAATAATCCTCAATGTACAGGTTTTCGTGGATTGCCGTGTAATTATGGTTCTTACGGCGTTCATCCAACGATGACTGGGGTACAAAGTTTATTCAATAGCGGAAAATTGGCATTTATGGCAAATATAGGTACGCTCGTAGAGCCTGTTATGAATAAAACTGAATTTAATAGTGGCTTAAAAAAAATACCTTTAGGTATATATTCCCACTCTGACCAAATCATGCAATGGCAAACCTCAGTACCCCAAAGTAGAGATGCCCTTGGTTTTGGCGGTAGACTAGCTGATTTACTGCATGCTTCCAATTCTATCGAGGATATTTCGATGAATATTTCTTTAGCTGGAAAGAATAACTTTCAACGAGGAAAGAATAGTGCTGAATATTCAATAGATAGTAACGTTGACTCAAATAATGTTGGTCTTACCTCATTTCCTACTTGGTGGGGAAATTATGGAATATTAAATGAAATAAGAAGTAATTCAATCAATAACTTAGTTTCAAGTACCTACGCCAACTTGCTTCAAAAAACCTACGGGTCAATTGCCAAAAGTTCGATGGATTCTTTTGGTATTTTCAAGGAAGCACTCAAACATGTACCCAGCATCAACACTACATTCGGAACAAATAGTTTAGCTCAAGATTTACAAGCGATTGCTAAAGTAATGAGTGTTAGGGGTGCTTTGGGAGCTAAGCGACAAATTTTCTTTGTCACGTATGGAGGTTGGGATATGCACGATAATTTAGTTGGAGGTCTCAATTCTCGTTTGCCAGTAGTGAGCGATGCCCTCAAAGCATTCTATGATACGACTGTTGAACTTGGTATTTCTCAGAATGTTACCACCTTTACCATCTCTGACTTTGCCAGAACTATCACTTCAAATGGCTTAGGTTCAGACCATGCTTGGGGAGGGAATTCAATAGTAATGGGAGGAGCAGTTAATGGTGGAAAAATCTATGGTAGATTCCCAAAAATGGATGTAAGTAATAATAACACACAAAATATTTCATTTCGAGGTAATTTTATCCCTGCCGTTTCAACCGATGAACTATATGCGGAATTAGCCTTGTGGTATGGCGTAAGTCCGTATGATTTGTGTTATGTCTTACCCAATCTCGGTAATTTTTATGCTTATCGAACCAACAATTATCCAATTGGATTCATGAATTTTAATGGAACTACGATTTCAAACGTAGACCAACCTCAAGGCTGTTTAAATTACTAA
- a CDS encoding DUF1800 domain-containing protein, which produces MIAKNLSILTVLLFFIKVSANGQQQISIGKGNLQKVNVSSSSTSISGQRTLNSVGFLPNYTAAARFLSQATFGNTYTEIQKVANQGIEKWLDDQLASPNSFRIETYVRNLHQSIVDSLNLKNGVNTYNLNNVGVGNWHFDVAWFQGCMVAPDQLRWRIAFALSEILVTSRISAFDGNPYALASYYDVLLTNCFENYRTILDKITYHPTMGTYLTFLNNHATDLVKQTYPDENYAREIMQLFTIGLYQLNLDGTEKKDAQGNLIPTYNNDDIANLAKVFTGLSWGDATYLGANKKNDWSYTLKMKFFGIDSSDAKKNTWKTNPRIVDGHERGSKTFLGSTVDPTASRTAVQGEADIQDALNILFNHPNVDPFISRQLIQRLITSNPSPAYIQRVASVFNNNGSGVRGDLKAVIKAILLDPEARNCCGDETDSFGKLREPFVRYMNLMKGLNLTTSGGVFRNAMDRVYQQTEQRPLNSPSVFNFYSPYYLPNGPLKAAGKVGPEFQLLSAQNLTGYFNALNEWLIDDDPVEYYGLFSGETYKPEQNPGFNLLTDYVLTRNDRIPELLDKYNLILANGKLSDETLNTISQAILAMPISFDANGVPDSTEASRRVRLAIYLIMTSPDYLINR; this is translated from the coding sequence ATGATAGCCAAAAACCTAAGTATCCTAACAGTTTTGCTGTTTTTTATAAAAGTATCAGCCAATGGCCAACAACAAATTAGCATTGGAAAAGGGAATCTTCAAAAGGTAAACGTGAGTTCTAGCTCCACGTCTATTAGTGGCCAACGCACTTTAAATAGTGTTGGCTTTTTACCTAATTATACTGCCGCCGCTCGATTTCTTTCACAAGCAACTTTTGGCAATACTTACACCGAAATACAGAAAGTTGCCAATCAAGGCATAGAAAAGTGGCTTGATGACCAGCTAGCATCACCTAATAGTTTTCGTATAGAAACATACGTTAGGAATTTACATCAATCTATTGTTGACTCACTTAATCTGAAAAACGGTGTAAATACGTATAATTTGAATAATGTTGGAGTTGGAAATTGGCATTTTGACGTAGCTTGGTTTCAAGGCTGTATGGTTGCTCCTGACCAATTAAGGTGGCGAATTGCTTTTGCCTTGAGTGAAATTCTGGTCACATCAAGAATTTCTGCATTTGATGGAAACCCCTATGCTTTGGCAAGTTATTATGATGTTTTACTTACGAATTGTTTTGAAAATTATCGAACAATACTTGATAAAATAACTTATCACCCTACAATGGGTACATACCTTACATTTCTTAATAATCATGCGACTGATTTAGTCAAGCAAACCTATCCTGACGAAAACTATGCTCGAGAAATCATGCAGTTGTTTACGATAGGTTTGTATCAATTGAACCTCGACGGAACAGAGAAAAAAGATGCACAAGGAAATCTTATACCAACTTATAATAATGATGATATTGCCAATTTAGCCAAAGTTTTCACAGGTCTTTCTTGGGGAGATGCTACCTACTTAGGTGCCAATAAAAAGAATGATTGGAGTTATACTTTAAAAATGAAATTCTTTGGAATAGATTCAAGTGATGCTAAAAAAAATACTTGGAAAACAAATCCCAGAATTGTTGATGGACATGAAAGAGGCAGTAAAACTTTTTTAGGCTCAACCGTTGACCCCACTGCCTCAAGAACCGCTGTGCAAGGCGAAGCAGATATACAAGACGCATTGAATATTTTGTTTAATCACCCAAATGTTGACCCGTTCATTTCTCGACAACTCATTCAAAGGTTGATAACTTCAAATCCGAGTCCAGCTTATATTCAGCGGGTAGCAAGTGTATTTAATAATAATGGAAGTGGTGTGAGGGGCGATTTGAAAGCTGTTATAAAAGCCATTTTACTTGATCCTGAAGCAAGAAATTGTTGCGGAGATGAAACTGATTCTTTTGGTAAACTTCGAGAACCATTTGTTAGATATATGAATTTAATGAAAGGCTTAAATCTAACAACAAGTGGTGGGGTTTTCAGAAATGCGATGGATAGAGTATATCAACAAACGGAGCAACGCCCCTTAAATTCGCCTTCAGTATTTAATTTTTATAGTCCCTATTATTTACCTAATGGCCCTTTAAAGGCTGCCGGAAAGGTAGGCCCAGAGTTTCAACTACTTAGTGCTCAAAACCTTACGGGCTACTTTAACGCCCTAAATGAATGGTTAATCGATGATGACCCCGTAGAGTACTATGGCTTATTTTCGGGAGAAACCTATAAACCAGAACAAAATCCAGGGTTTAATTTACTTACAGATTACGTCTTAACTCGAAACGATAGAATTCCAGAACTATTAGATAAATATAACCTTATCTTGGCTAACGGTAAACTTTCTGATGAAACCCTAAATACGATAAGTCAGGCTATTTTAGCCATGCCTATTTCTTTCGATGCGAATGGTGTACCTGATTCAACTGAAGCTTCCAGGAGGGTACGGTTGGCTATTTATTTAATCATGACATCACCAGATTACCTCATAAACAGATAA
- a CDS encoding PA14 domain-containing protein translates to MLLYKQIRYLLLFTYLFGHFQIVEAQSCVGQAGQVKWNYWLNFSNYPDSSDLFLKENFPSKPDGTQVLGSLKTSTNYTDYFASFIRGFIKVPTTSNYIFNITGDDRSIFFLSTNESPNNKIKRAEVINYTDPTDYTKEAGQTSSTIQLEGGKYYYFELYNFEGMGIDYVSLQWKKASEPNAPWIIIDSNYIYDYACGQSCPSRGTPCDDGNATTINDLQDGFCNCVGTAPASNNCIGEKSIVEAYYYDNITGNYVENDLINAAKFPLLPDRREKLKGSYGPLSPNTRDNYGTLVQGYLTVPVSGNYEFNVTGDNQTFFFLSSDDKIENKQARQALVAYGVGEGEFKNSVFQSIGPVYMEKGKYYYYEFRHKESSWRDYFSLQWKTPFHELRQWKRIPNFYLFDYKCELSCIAQNTPCDDGNPFTNNDKIDAQCNCVGTPCSGPDCNDAAARYQKYTDCEPTNNLTTLKEASWVSCTNTLNPNPNPSRSSSIHWIMYDFVDRYKFSTSRIWNYNIPNETDKGFKTVTIDYSNDGTTWQALGNTYTWPQAQGLPDYSGFAGPNFNDIKARYILISAINNWGAGCSGLSKVTFDAILCNQSGTPCNDNDPLTSYDKFDDNCNCKGVNINCANDTLKLVKETLADGAFKAKKRIEAQSLIPNAKDISFTAGNSIVLLPGFEVSNSAVFSADITDCIQAAFVANKQTSQVQTDSSEFTTNNTTNEKVKEIIFRINKPSYIKLSIKDAKDQTLATLIDHFSESLGTQTKLVPTTKMEKGKYFVELEIDSKKLRQEFIVDK, encoded by the coding sequence ATGTTATTATATAAACAAATAAGATATTTATTATTATTTACTTACCTATTTGGGCATTTCCAAATTGTTGAGGCACAAAGTTGTGTTGGCCAAGCAGGACAAGTAAAATGGAATTATTGGTTGAATTTCTCCAATTATCCTGATAGCTCTGATTTATTTTTAAAGGAAAACTTTCCAAGTAAACCAGATGGAACTCAAGTATTAGGTTCTCTCAAAACATCTACTAATTATACAGATTACTTTGCCTCTTTCATTAGAGGATTTATCAAAGTGCCTACTACGAGTAATTATATTTTCAATATCACGGGTGATGACCGCTCAATTTTCTTTTTGAGTACCAATGAATCACCAAATAATAAAATAAAGAGAGCAGAAGTTATCAACTATACAGATCCTACTGATTACACCAAAGAAGCAGGACAAACATCTTCAACGATTCAACTTGAGGGAGGTAAATATTATTATTTTGAGTTGTATAACTTTGAAGGAATGGGTATAGATTATGTCAGTTTACAATGGAAAAAAGCCTCAGAACCTAATGCTCCTTGGATAATCATTGATAGTAATTACATCTATGATTATGCTTGCGGTCAATCTTGCCCAAGCAGAGGTACCCCTTGCGATGATGGCAATGCTACTACTATTAACGACCTACAAGATGGCTTTTGTAATTGTGTTGGAACGGCCCCAGCTTCAAATAATTGTATAGGAGAAAAAAGTATAGTTGAGGCTTATTACTACGATAATATTACAGGAAATTATGTTGAAAATGATTTAATAAATGCCGCCAAGTTTCCCCTTTTACCCGATAGAAGAGAGAAACTCAAAGGAAGTTATGGTCCTCTTTCACCAAATACAAGAGATAATTATGGAACCCTCGTACAAGGCTATTTAACTGTACCTGTCTCTGGCAACTATGAATTTAATGTTACAGGCGATAACCAAACTTTTTTCTTTCTAAGCTCTGATGATAAAATCGAGAATAAACAGGCACGCCAAGCACTTGTTGCGTATGGGGTAGGTGAAGGCGAATTTAAGAATTCAGTTTTTCAATCAATTGGCCCTGTTTATATGGAAAAAGGGAAATACTATTATTATGAATTTAGACATAAAGAAAGTAGTTGGCGTGATTATTTTAGCCTTCAATGGAAGACTCCTTTTCACGAACTTCGGCAATGGAAACGAATTCCTAATTTCTATTTATTCGACTATAAATGTGAATTATCATGTATCGCACAAAATACCCCCTGCGATGATGGAAATCCATTTACGAATAATGATAAAATTGATGCCCAATGTAATTGTGTAGGCACACCTTGCTCAGGGCCAGACTGTAATGATGCGGCAGCCCGCTATCAGAAATATACCGATTGCGAACCAACAAATAACCTTACCACGCTTAAAGAGGCATCATGGGTTTCTTGTACCAATACTTTAAATCCGAATCCAAATCCTTCTAGGAGTAGTAGTATTCACTGGATTATGTATGATTTTGTAGATAGATACAAATTTTCAACTTCAAGAATTTGGAACTATAATATTCCTAATGAAACCGATAAGGGTTTTAAGACAGTTACAATTGATTATTCTAATGATGGAACAACTTGGCAAGCCTTGGGAAATACCTATACTTGGCCTCAAGCACAGGGCTTACCTGACTACTCAGGCTTTGCAGGGCCAAACTTCAATGATATAAAAGCTAGGTATATACTAATTTCGGCCATTAATAATTGGGGAGCTGGCTGCTCAGGTTTGAGTAAGGTAACTTTTGATGCCATATTGTGTAATCAGAGTGGAACGCCATGTAATGACAATGACCCCCTTACTTCTTACGATAAATTTGATGATAATTGTAATTGCAAAGGCGTAAATATTAATTGTGCCAATGATACACTCAAATTAGTCAAAGAAACATTAGCCGATGGGGCATTTAAAGCAAAGAAACGTATAGAAGCTCAAAGTTTAATTCCAAACGCTAAAGATATTTCATTTACTGCTGGAAATAGTATTGTCCTTTTACCAGGATTTGAGGTTAGCAATAGTGCGGTATTTAGTGCGGATATTACCGACTGTATCCAAGCTGCTTTTGTTGCAAACAAACAAACTTCTCAGGTACAAACTGATAGTTCAGAATTTACTACCAATAACACCACAAATGAGAAAGTAAAAGAAATTATTTTTAGAATAAACAAACCAAGCTATATTAAACTTTCAATCAAAGATGCTAAAGACCAAACCTTGGCAACTTTAATCGACCATTTTTCCGAAAGTTTAGGTACGCAAACAAAGCTGGTACCGACTACAAAAATGGAAAAAGGGAAATACTTTGTGGAGCTCGAAATTGATTCTAAGAAACTTCGACAAGAATTTATTGTTGACAAATAA
- a CDS encoding NAD(P)/FAD-dependent oxidoreductase, with product MKSHFQIIIIGGGNAGISVAAQLLRKNSKLDIAIIDPAEKHYYQPAWTLVGSGVFDIQKTERNEADVIPKKATWLKEFVQTFSPENNSIGTNESTYTYDYLIVCPGIQLNWNSIKGLTETLGQNNVCSNYSFKTAPYTFESIKNFKGGKAIFHNPHTPVKCGGAPHKIMYMAADYFRKHGVLNKADIQYWSGAAKLFAVPKYEKTLLEVCRNANIQLHFMERLDEIDGANKRAKFVGIGETNKDAETWVDFDMIHVTPPQSAPDFIKNSPLANAGGWVDVNKNTLQHVKFGNIFSLGDASGLPTSKTGAAIRKQAPVVVANVLALIENHAMAGNYTGYTSCPLVTGYGKLVLAEFDYNNQPMETFPFDQSKERWSMYMLKKEVLPRMYWGQILTGKA from the coding sequence ATGAAAAGTCATTTTCAAATAATTATCATCGGCGGCGGAAATGCTGGTATTTCAGTAGCGGCACAGTTATTACGTAAAAATAGTAAACTTGATATTGCCATTATAGACCCCGCAGAAAAACACTACTATCAACCCGCATGGACATTAGTAGGAAGTGGCGTATTTGATATTCAAAAAACCGAACGTAATGAAGCTGATGTAATACCAAAAAAAGCTACTTGGCTCAAAGAATTTGTTCAAACCTTTAGTCCTGAAAATAATAGCATAGGTACCAATGAAAGTACATATACTTATGATTATTTGATTGTATGCCCAGGAATTCAACTCAATTGGAATAGCATCAAAGGTTTAACCGAAACTTTAGGACAAAACAATGTTTGTAGCAATTATAGTTTTAAAACAGCACCCTACACTTTTGAATCTATTAAGAATTTTAAAGGAGGTAAAGCCATTTTCCACAACCCACATACACCAGTAAAATGTGGTGGAGCACCTCATAAAATCATGTATATGGCAGCTGATTATTTCCGTAAGCATGGTGTTCTTAATAAAGCAGATATTCAATACTGGAGTGGTGCTGCCAAATTATTTGCAGTTCCTAAATATGAAAAAACCTTGTTGGAAGTTTGCCGAAATGCCAATATCCAATTGCATTTCATGGAGCGTTTAGATGAAATTGATGGTGCAAACAAACGTGCCAAATTTGTAGGTATTGGCGAAACCAACAAGGATGCAGAAACTTGGGTAGATTTTGATATGATACATGTTACACCGCCTCAATCTGCACCTGATTTTATCAAGAATAGCCCACTTGCCAACGCAGGTGGTTGGGTTGATGTCAATAAAAATACATTACAACATGTTAAATTTGGTAATATTTTCTCATTAGGAGATGCTTCGGGGCTTCCAACTTCAAAAACTGGTGCAGCCATTCGAAAACAGGCTCCAGTTGTGGTGGCCAATGTGTTAGCATTAATCGAAAATCACGCGATGGCTGGAAATTATACAGGTTATACTTCTTGTCCATTAGTAACTGGCTACGGAAAATTGGTTTTAGCAGAATTTGATTACAATAATCAACCTATGGAAACATTCCCATTCGACCAAAGTAAGGAGCGATGGAGCATGTATATGCTCAAGAAAGAAGTGCTTCCAAGAATGTATTGGGGACAGATTTTGACAGGAAAAGCATAA